In Leptidea sinapis chromosome 41, ilLepSina1.1, whole genome shotgun sequence, the following are encoded in one genomic region:
- the LOC126976529 gene encoding uncharacterized protein LOC126976529 isoform X2: MERCIAFIGDNAAECVKTNAFLNLPKEALIKLISSDFLCLEEEEVWRCALAWAKQRAGVTQPTAHWAEEERARVCHHLAPLMHHIRLLLIDSTIFAEEVEPTGAVPMELSLERYRRAALHARPDPRPEPRPEPRSDPRPDARNDQDKRTQPRLAVNMFPGSLILTQDKSAFQSVINTWVGSPRQSWRLVFRASTHGFSAQAFHSHCDNVAPVLLLVQLSRGEVLGGYCEVGWSQSNTVGGYIPAEHAFLFTMEPPALHTLTKRPFALCYHPDCGPIFGAGADLLLASECNSNADSYSNLHSYGAPDVPALPASLAPDYAFTVRDYELYTTAA; the protein is encoded by the exons ATGGAGCGATGCATTGCATTTATTGGTGACAATGCAGCTGAGTGTGTCAAGACAAATGCATTCCTTAATTTACCCAAGGAAGCACTAATAAAACTCATATCCTCTGATTTT CTATGTCTGGAGGAAGAGGAGGTGTGGCGTTGCGCACTGGCGTGGGCCAAGCAGCGAGCCGGCGTGACGCAGCCCACAGCGCACTGGGCCGAGGAAGAACGCGCGCGGGTGTGCCATCACCTGGCGCCGCTCATGCACCACATCCGGCTGCTACTCATAG ACAGTACCATATTCGCTGAGGAGGTGGAGCCGACGGGTGCCGTGCCGATGGAGCTGTCCCTGGAGCGGTACCGGCGCGCCGCCTTACACGCGCGTCCCGACCCGCGACCGGAGCCCCGGCCAGAACCCAGGTCCGACCCGCGACCTGACGCAAGAAATGACCAGGACAAGCGCACACAACCTCG TTTGGCTGTAAACATGTTCCCGGGCTCTCTAATACTCACACAAGACAAGAGCGCCTTCCAGTCCGTCATTAATACTTG GGTTGGCAGTCCACGTCAGAGCTGGCGCTTGGTCTTCCGCGCCTCCACGCACGGCTTCTCGGCGCAGGCTTTCCACTCGCACTGCGACAACGTGGCGCCCGTCTTGCTCCTGGTGCag TTGTCCCGCGGTGAGGTTCTGGGCGGGTACTGCGAGGTGGGCTGGTCGCAAAGCAACACCGTGGGCGGGTACATCCCAGCTGAGCACGCCTTCCTCTTCACTATGGAACCACCCGCGCTCCATACGCTCACCAAGCGCCCCTTCGCGCTTTGCTACCATCCTGA TTGTGGACCCATCTTCGGCGCGGGGGCCGACCTGCTGCTGGCCAGCGAGTGCAACAGCAATGCGGACAGCTACAGCAATTTACACTCGTACGGCGCGCCCGACGTGCCTGCGCTACCGGCCTCGCTTGCTCCTGACTACGCCTTCACTGTGCGTGACTACGAGCTGTACACCACCGCCGCCTGA
- the LOC126976543 gene encoding probable small nuclear ribonucleoprotein E: MAYKGPPKVQKVMVQPINLIFRYLQNRSRVQIWLYENVNLRIEGHIVGFDEYMNIVLDEAEEVYMKTKNRKQIGRIMMKGDNITLIQNVNPNAAV, from the coding sequence ATGGCATACAAAGGGCCACCTAAGGTTCAAAAGGTGATGGTTCAACCTATCAACCTTATATTCAGATATCTACAAAATAGGAGTCGTGTGCAAATTTGGCTCTACGAAAACGTTAACTTGAGAATTGAGGGTCACATTGTTGGCTTTGATGAATATATGAACATCGTACTGGACGAGGCAGAAGAAGTTTATATGAAGACTAAAAATCGTAAGCAGATTGGACGGATCATGATGAAAGGGGACAATATAACGTTAATACAAAATGTGAATCCAAACGCCGCTGTGTGA